A region of the Nitrospira sp. genome:
GCTCATCACTGTCCATTTCATCTTCATCGTCAAGATCAGCCTCGTCCGGCTCCATAGGTATCGCTGGTTTCGTCACTACGGGCTTGCGTGGCGCTACATCCGGCTCCGCCACGAATTTCTTCGCGGGTGCGCTCGGTGGGCTGACCTTGGGTGCAGCCTTTTTCGCAGGTTTGCCAGCCGCTTTCTTGACGGTCTTTTTCTTCAAGGCCGACTTGGATGCCTTGACGGCCGCCCGCTTCTTCACTGTCTTCTTGACAGCCTTCTTCTTCGGCAACGGTGCAGTCTTTTTCGTCCGCGACGATTTTTTCGTGACGGCTTTCTTCTTCTTGTTCGCCATTCCGATCCCTCCTCTTCATTTCAGCCAGGCGCAACGGCCTCCATCTAGCATGAACGAACAACCTCTTGCAACCACCCCGCTTCTTGGCCTCCATCGATTGGCTCGTTCGCCCGTTCTTAGGATTTCATGGAGAACGATTCTGGCATCCTACGAGGTGCGGTACGGTGGGCAGATGGCAGGGCACCACCCCCAAGCGATCCGGCTCAATCGCATGCTATTATGACGAGGCGCCTCGAGCACGAGCCTGAATCCTCTCTTTTACTTCCGGCTCTTATGAAGAAACCGCCTTATTGAGCATGGAGTAACGCCGACGTGAACCGCTTACGCATCATAACGATTGCCCTAGGGATCGGAACCGCCACAGGTGGACCCGCCCTGGACCTCTCCCCTGCCACACAGATCCTGATGGAGAACGGATCGCCCTATTACATTCCTGCCACCGCCACCGTGGCGAGCGGCATGCCCATTCGCTGGAATAACCCGACACCAACCCACCATACCGTCACCCACAGTGACTGCGTGAAGGAAGAAGGTCCCTGCCTGTTCGATTCTGGGACAGTGGCACCAGGAGGACACTTTACGGTGACGGGCTTGCCGGCCGGCCGGTACCCCTATCACTGCAGTATCCATCCCATCATGCGAGGCCAGCTGGTCGTGACTGACAATCCCTCAACACCGTCGCAGCTGTAACACATCGATCATCTTGCAGGATGGCTGATCGCTCCTGTAGGCTGCCGATGCTTAGCACGAAAAAACTGCTCGTTATGAAACCCGCTGCCGCTATCCATCCACCCTGGAGCTTGACTGGAGAGGCCCTAAGCCTCCTGGCCTGGCACATGCCCGACCTCGTCGCGTATCACTCTCACCTCGACGAATGGTGGTTTGCTCCGCTCGATGACAACCTGCCGCTCATCCGACTGAACCGCACCGGCCTGGACCTGCTCAAGGCGATGAACGGCCATGCGACGGTCGGTATGCTCCTTGAACAATACGGCGCGACAATCTGTGGGCCGGACGGGCAACCAGGGTCCTGGCATCTTGAACGATGGGCCACGCCCAACTATTCCCTCTGCTATTTCGGAACGGACCCACCAGGAGGCCATCGACACAACGCCAAGTGGGATATCCTACTCCAACAGATCCGTGAAGGTTGGTCGGGCCAGGATGGGTTCGAGGGCGAAGAGCATTTGGAATCATTCCATCATCACGAGCTTGCCCAAAGCAAAGAAGATGACAGCCACTTTGACCTGATCGAAACCACCGTCTCTCATCTCTTCCGTGAACCGAGCGAAGCCCTGAGCGGCTTGACCTACGGGCGGCTCCTCATGCGGCAACTGCGTCGACTCGGCTGGTTCAACCCCAAGCCGAAGGTTCTCCTGGAAATCGGTGGAGGACTGGGCTACCTTGCGCAAGAACTTGGCAAGGATCTGTTGCCCTTTGAAAAGCAAGGCATCACATACTTGTCACTCGACATCACGCAACCGTTCCTCACACTCCAAGTCACTCGAGCCAAAGTCGGCGGATGGCAGGTCTCCGGCACCAGGGCCAATGCCGAATCGCTTCCGTTTGCCGATCACTCCATCGATCTCGTGATCGACAACGAGAACATGGCAGACATGACACCGGTGCAACTGAGCAGAAACGAGCTGACGTGTGGGGTCGGAGAGACAGCACAACATCAAGAAGCCCTGGATTGGATCAGGCGGCTTCGCCTTCCAATCGAACAGAACCCGCCTGAATCAGTGATCTTTAACCTAGGACCGATTCGCTTCGTCGCTGAATTGTGGCGAGTGCTCAAGCCGGGTGGCCGAGTCTTTCTCACCGAGTTCGGCATTGAAACTGGTTGGCCCGCGCCCGTGAAGCTGCCGGGACATACAGAATACGAGGTCCAATACAACCACCTGCGGCAAGCAGTCCGTTGGCTCGGCTTTCAGGAGCGGTATCTGTCCCTTCCACAATTCCTAGGACTGAAACCGGACACAAAAGTCCTCTGCACCGGCGCCACCTACACCATCCAGCGGTTCTGTCAGGCCACCAATAAATCCTTTGCCGTGCGCGCCTATACAGAAAAGGAATTACAGCAAGCTCTAGGTGATATGCTTCCCAAACTCCAGGGCCTCCACTATCACGACCTCGCCGATCCCGCGTGGTTCGGCCTCCAAGACTTCAAAGTGCTGTTGTTGGAAAAACCAGGAGGCGCACCAAAAGCCCAGTTCACTGAACAACATGGCTATCGGTGGTATTCGCAGAAGTAGAGGGCTTGAGGGTAGCCTGGTTAGTTCCCCGTGCTCGCCGACCGCGCACACAAGAATTACCAAATTCTCAGATCAAGGGCGATGCTCGGTCAATGCGCGCAGTAGGGAACCAACCAAGCTGCCCTCAACAGAGTGGGTGATAGAAGGAAACGTCCTCGGTTCAGGCAGCTCTCATTACGCTGCAAACTCGACTCGAACAGTACGGCCCAAACGGGCTTCCAGCGTGATGAGCATTTCTAGGCTGAACTTGTCCCATTTGCCCCGCACGAGGTCAGAGACGCGCGATTGTGCAATGCCAAGGCGCTTGGCCGCTTGGGATTGGGTCAGCTTGTGCTTTTCGATATACAAGCGAAGATCGCTCATCAAGTTGGAACGCATGTGAAGCACAGCCGCTTCAGCCGGATCGAACCCAAGGTCGGCAAACACATTGCCGCTCGATTTCGTCGTGTTCTTTTTCATGATCGACCTCCAATCTGACGATACCGTTTCCGCGCCAACTCAATGTCTTCTCTTCTGGTCTTCCGTGTCTTCTTCTGGAACACATGCAGCACGTAAATAGCCT
Encoded here:
- a CDS encoding class I SAM-dependent methyltransferase, producing the protein MADRSCRLPMLSTKKLLVMKPAAAIHPPWSLTGEALSLLAWHMPDLVAYHSHLDEWWFAPLDDNLPLIRLNRTGLDLLKAMNGHATVGMLLEQYGATICGPDGQPGSWHLERWATPNYSLCYFGTDPPGGHRHNAKWDILLQQIREGWSGQDGFEGEEHLESFHHHELAQSKEDDSHFDLIETTVSHLFREPSEALSGLTYGRLLMRQLRRLGWFNPKPKVLLEIGGGLGYLAQELGKDLLPFEKQGITYLSLDITQPFLTLQVTRAKVGGWQVSGTRANAESLPFADHSIDLVIDNENMADMTPVQLSRNELTCGVGETAQHQEALDWIRRLRLPIEQNPPESVIFNLGPIRFVAELWRVLKPGGRVFLTEFGIETGWPAPVKLPGHTEYEVQYNHLRQAVRWLGFQERYLSLPQFLGLKPDTKVLCTGATYTIQRFCQATNKSFAVRAYTEKELQQALGDMLPKLQGLHYHDLADPAWFGLQDFKVLLLEKPGGAPKAQFTEQHGYRWYSQK
- a CDS encoding XRE family transcriptional regulator; this translates as MKKNTTKSSGNVFADLGFDPAEAAVLHMRSNLMSDLRLYIEKHKLTQSQAAKRLGIAQSRVSDLVRGKWDKFSLEMLITLEARLGRTVRVEFAA